The Eubacteriaceae bacterium Marseille-Q4139 genome has a window encoding:
- a CDS encoding type IV secretory system conjugative DNA transfer family protein, with the protein MKKGSLKKYILPNMPYLFMAWACLKLGTAYRLAAGANAGQKLVGMMAMINTAFASPAPGLDPVDWLVGIAGAAAIRLFVYIKAKNAKKYRRDEEYGSARWGGPKDIAPFVDPKFEKNVILSGTEFLTTNTRPKNPANARNLNACVIGSSGSGKTRFWLTPQLLQAHSSYVVVDPKGGVLSQVGYFLQKKKGYKIKVFNSIDFSRSMHYNPLAYIHNEADILKFVNTLIANTKGEGKEGDPFWTKSETLLYCALIAYIIFEGPEEDRNMNTLVDMISGMEVKEDDPDFMNAIDYMFKGLEKRKPDCFAVKQYKKYKLASGKTARSILISCGARLAPFDIPQLREIMSYDEMELDRLGDRRTAAFFIISDTDTTYNFIVALAFSQMFNLLCERADNVHGGRLPHHVRVLWDEAANTGQVPNLEKLVAVIRSREVSLTLFYQAQSQCKAIYKDNAETIMGNMDSVVFLGGREHSTVKEISEAWLGKQTISMQTDSRSRGQSESYSQNTQRLGRELMTMDELTTMPGDKCIIQLRGLRPFFSPKYDLKQHPNYRYTAEADKKNSFDLSRLINRRMEKLDPDEQYTVYEADVPDEANIGEDEDILNYDDLDDPDAFV; encoded by the coding sequence GTGAAGAAAGGTAGCTTGAAAAAGTACATTCTCCCTAATATGCCCTACCTGTTCATGGCCTGGGCCTGTTTGAAGCTGGGGACGGCCTACCGGCTGGCGGCTGGGGCCAACGCCGGCCAAAAGCTGGTGGGCATGATGGCGATGATCAACACGGCCTTTGCCTCCCCCGCCCCTGGGCTGGACCCGGTGGACTGGCTGGTGGGGATCGCGGGGGCGGCGGCCATCCGGCTGTTCGTCTACATCAAGGCCAAGAACGCGAAAAAATACCGCCGGGACGAGGAGTACGGATCGGCCCGCTGGGGCGGCCCGAAAGACATCGCCCCTTTCGTCGATCCCAAGTTTGAGAAAAATGTCATTCTCTCCGGGACGGAATTTCTCACCACCAACACCCGGCCCAAGAACCCGGCCAACGCCCGGAACCTCAACGCCTGTGTGATCGGCTCCTCCGGCAGCGGCAAGACCCGCTTCTGGCTCACCCCCCAGCTCCTCCAGGCTCACAGCTCCTATGTGGTAGTGGACCCCAAGGGCGGGGTGCTGTCCCAGGTGGGCTATTTTCTCCAGAAGAAAAAGGGGTACAAGATCAAGGTTTTTAACAGCATTGATTTTTCCCGCTCCATGCACTACAACCCCCTGGCCTATATCCATAACGAGGCGGATATTCTGAAATTCGTGAATACCCTGATCGCCAACACCAAGGGGGAGGGCAAAGAGGGGGACCCGTTCTGGACCAAATCGGAAACGCTTCTGTACTGCGCCCTGATCGCCTATATCATCTTCGAGGGGCCGGAGGAGGACCGGAACATGAACACGCTGGTGGATATGATCTCCGGTATGGAGGTCAAGGAGGACGACCCGGACTTTATGAACGCCATCGACTATATGTTCAAGGGCCTGGAGAAGCGCAAGCCGGATTGCTTCGCCGTGAAGCAGTACAAGAAGTACAAATTAGCCAGCGGCAAGACGGCGCGGAGCATACTTATTAGCTGCGGGGCGCGACTGGCCCCCTTTGACATCCCCCAGCTCCGGGAGATCATGTCCTACGACGAGATGGAGCTGGACCGCCTGGGGGACAGGCGGACGGCGGCTTTCTTCATCATCAGCGACACGGACACCACCTACAATTTCATTGTGGCGCTGGCGTTCTCCCAAATGTTCAACCTCCTGTGCGAGAGGGCGGACAACGTGCATGGGGGCCGCCTGCCCCACCACGTCCGGGTGCTGTGGGACGAGGCCGCCAACACCGGGCAGGTGCCCAACCTGGAGAAGCTGGTGGCGGTGATCCGCTCCCGCGAGGTTAGTTTGACCCTGTTCTATCAGGCCCAGTCCCAATGCAAGGCCATTTACAAGGACAACGCCGAAACGATCATGGGCAATATGGACAGCGTGGTATTCCTGGGCGGGCGCGAGCACTCCACCGTCAAGGAGATTTCCGAGGCGTGGCTGGGCAAGCAGACCATCTCCATGCAGACGGACAGCCGGTCCCGCGGGCAGTCCGAGAGTTACAGCCAGAATACCCAACGCCTGGGCCGGGAGCTTATGACGATGGACGAGCTCACCACCATGCCCGGCGACAAGTGCATTATCCAGCTCCGGGGGCTGCGGCCCTTTTTCTCCCCCAAGTACGACTTGAAGCAGCACCCCAACTACCGCTATACGGCGGAGGCGGACAAGAAAAATTCCTTTGACCTGTCCCGCCTGATAAACCGCCGCATGGAGAAGCTGGACCCTGACGAGCAATATACCGTATACGAGGCGGACGTGCCGGACGAGGCGAACATAGGCGAGGACGAGGACATTCTCAACTATGACGACCTGGACGACCCGGACGCTTTTGTATAG
- a CDS encoding Maff2 family protein has translation MQFFTSAVTTLQTLVVALGAGLGVWGVVNLLEGYGSDNPGSKSQGMKQLMAGGGIILLGTTLIPLLSGLFS, from the coding sequence ATGCAGTTTTTCACTTCCGCCGTCACTACCTTGCAGACCCTCGTTGTGGCCCTGGGCGCCGGCCTGGGCGTGTGGGGCGTCGTCAATCTCCTGGAGGGCTACGGCTCCGACAACCCCGGCTCCAAGAGCCAGGGAATGAAGCAGCTCATGGCCGGCGGCGGCATCATCCTGCTGGGCACCACCCTGATCCCCCTGCTGTCCGGGCTGTTTAGCTGA
- a CDS encoding DNA methyltransferase, protein MGKYAVIYADPPWRYAQKNLQGAAEKHYPTMTINDLCALPVAELAAPDCALFLWATFPQLPEALRLIKAWGFAYKSVAFVWLKKNRRADSWFYGLGFWTRANAEVCLLATRGHPRRQAANVHQFIISPIEAHSKKPDEAREKIVALMGDVPRVELFARQTAPGWDVWGNEVECTPGLWTPCPELVTRKEV, encoded by the coding sequence ATCGGGAAATACGCTGTGATCTACGCCGACCCGCCCTGGCGGTATGCCCAAAAGAATTTGCAGGGTGCGGCGGAGAAGCACTATCCCACCATGACCATCAATGACCTGTGCGCACTCCCGGTGGCGGAGCTGGCCGCCCCGGACTGTGCGCTGTTCCTGTGGGCCACGTTCCCCCAGCTCCCGGAGGCCCTGCGGCTGATCAAGGCGTGGGGCTTCGCCTATAAGAGCGTGGCCTTTGTCTGGCTGAAAAAGAACCGCCGGGCGGATAGCTGGTTTTACGGCCTGGGCTTTTGGACCAGGGCCAACGCGGAGGTGTGCCTGCTGGCGACGCGGGGCCATCCCCGGCGGCAGGCTGCCAACGTCCACCAATTCATTATTTCTCCCATTGAGGCCCACAGCAAAAAGCCGGACGAGGCCAGGGAGAAAATTGTGGCCCTCATGGGTGACGTTCCCCGCGTGGAGCTGTTCGCCCGGCAGACTGCCCCCGGCTGGGACGTTTGGGGGAACGAGGTGGAATGTACCCCCGGCCTCTGGACACCGTGTCCAGAGCTGGTAACAAGAAAAGAGGTGTAA
- a CDS encoding PrgI family protein, producing the protein MPYVNVPNDLSRVKTKLAFNLTKRQLICFGGGGLVGVPVYLLTRGAVGGTGAMFLMLGIMLPAFLMAMYEKDGLPFEKVVRNIIRARFLRPGPRPYRTQNIYAPFAGKEEPVKLVTEILGGPQAETVKEVSASEPKSQKRRKRKGR; encoded by the coding sequence TTGCCCTATGTGAATGTACCCAACGACCTGTCCAGGGTCAAAACCAAGCTGGCGTTCAACCTCACCAAGCGGCAGCTTATCTGTTTCGGCGGCGGCGGGCTGGTGGGCGTCCCCGTCTATCTGCTGACCCGTGGGGCCGTCGGCGGCACCGGGGCCATGTTCCTCATGCTGGGGATCATGCTCCCGGCGTTCCTCATGGCGATGTACGAAAAGGACGGCCTGCCCTTTGAGAAAGTGGTGCGCAATATCATCCGCGCCCGCTTTCTCCGCCCCGGCCCCAGGCCCTACCGAACGCAGAATATCTATGCTCCGTTCGCCGGAAAGGAGGAACCAGTGAAACTGGTGACGGAAATACTGGGAGGCCCGCAGGCCGAGACAGTAAAGGAGGTGTCCGCTTCTGAACCCAAGAGCCAAAAGCGCCGGAAGCGCAAGGGCCGGTAA
- a CDS encoding conjugal transfer protein TraE has translation MLKDGICRVREGFYTKTIAYEDINYSVASSEDQSAIFDGWCGFLNYFDSALPFQLSFINHRSRGGSRYKVNIPMAHDDFDSIRGEYVDMLKRQIARSNNGIVRSKYITFGVPADGLETARPRLERVSSDIMGNFKKLGAHSRVLNGRERLEVLHGQMHPGGREPFRFSWPDIVKTGMGTKDFIAPDSFDFSASRTFRVGQSWGAASYLQIMASELSDKLLLELLELDAEMTVTLHVQTVDQLKAIKMTKGKISDIDKMKVEEQKKAVRAGYDMEILPPDLITYSKDAAALLADLQSRNERMFLLTFTVVNIAPTRQKLENDVFTISGIAQKYNCALKRLDWQQEQGFTSSLVLGDNAIEIQRGMTTSSTAIFIPFMTKELRMDGAALYYGMNALSNNVIMADRKRLKNPNGLFLGTPGSGKSFAAKREIVNVFLSLPDDDIIIADPEGEYYPLVNRLGGQVVRLSPSATAGTFINPMDINPNYADDEDPLSLKSDFILSLCELIVGGRSGLAPVEKTVIDRCVRTIYRPYLADPAPERMPILQDLYDELLKQSEPEARRVASALELYCTGSLNLFNHRTNVEVNSRLLCFDIKALGKMLKKIGLLILTDQIWGRVTENRDRRRATWVYQDEFHVLLAEPQTAAYSVEIFRRFRKWGAIPSGITQNVKSLLESSEIESIFGNCDFLYMLSQAAGDQKVLASHLGISPHQLSYVTHSGSGEGLLFYGDTTIPFVDHFPQDTELYTLLTTKPEDKANGQE, from the coding sequence ATGCTGAAAGACGGCATTTGCCGGGTGCGGGAGGGCTTCTACACCAAAACCATCGCCTACGAGGATATTAACTACTCCGTGGCCTCCAGCGAGGACCAGTCCGCCATCTTTGACGGCTGGTGCGGCTTCCTCAACTACTTTGACAGCGCCCTCCCGTTCCAGCTCTCCTTTATCAACCACCGCTCCAGGGGCGGCAGCCGGTACAAGGTCAATATCCCCATGGCCCACGACGACTTTGACAGCATCCGGGGCGAGTATGTGGATATGCTGAAACGGCAGATTGCCAGGAGCAACAACGGAATCGTCCGCTCCAAGTACATCACGTTCGGCGTCCCCGCCGACGGCCTGGAGACAGCCCGCCCCCGGCTGGAGCGGGTGTCCAGCGACATTATGGGCAACTTCAAGAAGCTGGGGGCCCATTCCCGTGTGCTCAACGGGCGGGAGCGGCTGGAGGTGCTTCACGGCCAGATGCACCCCGGAGGCCGGGAGCCGTTTCGCTTCTCCTGGCCGGACATTGTGAAAACCGGCATGGGGACCAAGGACTTCATCGCCCCGGACAGCTTCGACTTCTCCGCCTCCCGGACATTCCGGGTGGGCCAGTCCTGGGGCGCGGCCTCCTACTTACAGATCATGGCCTCCGAGCTGTCCGACAAGCTGCTGTTGGAGCTGCTGGAGCTGGACGCGGAAATGACCGTCACCCTCCACGTTCAGACGGTGGACCAGCTCAAGGCCATCAAAATGACCAAGGGCAAAATCTCCGACATTGACAAGATGAAAGTGGAGGAGCAGAAAAAGGCAGTCAGGGCAGGGTACGACATGGAAATTTTGCCCCCGGACCTCATTACCTACTCCAAGGACGCGGCGGCGCTCCTGGCGGACCTCCAGTCCCGGAACGAGCGAATGTTCCTCCTGACGTTCACTGTGGTGAACATCGCTCCCACCCGGCAAAAGCTGGAGAACGACGTGTTCACCATCTCCGGCATCGCGCAGAAGTACAACTGCGCCTTGAAGCGGCTGGACTGGCAGCAGGAGCAGGGCTTTACCTCCTCCCTGGTGCTGGGGGACAACGCCATCGAGATACAACGGGGCATGACCACCAGCTCCACGGCGATTTTCATTCCCTTTATGACAAAGGAGCTGCGCATGGACGGGGCGGCGCTGTACTACGGCATGAACGCCCTTTCCAACAACGTCATTATGGCGGACCGCAAGCGGCTTAAAAACCCCAACGGCCTGTTCCTGGGCACCCCCGGCAGCGGCAAGAGCTTTGCCGCCAAGCGGGAGATCGTCAACGTGTTCCTCTCCCTCCCGGACGACGACATCATCATAGCGGACCCGGAGGGGGAGTATTACCCCCTGGTGAACCGGCTGGGCGGTCAGGTGGTGCGGCTGTCCCCGTCGGCCACGGCGGGCACGTTCATCAACCCCATGGACATCAACCCCAACTACGCCGACGACGAGGACCCCCTGTCCCTCAAAAGCGATTTTATCCTCTCCCTGTGCGAGCTGATCGTGGGCGGGCGGAGCGGGCTGGCCCCCGTGGAAAAGACGGTGATCGACCGTTGTGTGCGGACCATCTACCGGCCCTATCTGGCGGACCCGGCCCCGGAGCGTATGCCCATCCTCCAGGACCTCTACGACGAGCTGCTGAAACAGTCCGAACCGGAGGCCCGGCGGGTGGCGTCCGCCCTGGAGCTGTACTGCACCGGCTCCCTCAACCTCTTTAACCACCGCACTAATGTCGAGGTCAATTCCCGGCTGCTGTGCTTCGACATCAAGGCCCTGGGAAAGATGCTGAAAAAGATCGGGCTGCTGATCCTCACCGACCAGATATGGGGCCGGGTGACGGAGAACCGGGACCGGCGGCGGGCGACCTGGGTGTACCAGGACGAATTTCACGTCCTGCTGGCGGAACCCCAGACGGCGGCGTACAGCGTCGAGATTTTCCGCCGCTTCCGCAAGTGGGGGGCCATCCCCAGCGGGATCACCCAGAATGTGAAAAGCCTGTTGGAGAGCAGCGAGATCGAGTCCATTTTTGGTAACTGCGATTTCCTCTATATGCTGTCCCAGGCCGCCGGGGATCAAAAGGTGCTGGCAAGCCACCTGGGGATCAGCCCGCACCAGCTCTCCTATGTCACGCACTCCGGCTCCGGCGAGGGGCTGCTTTTTTATGGGGATACCACCATTCCCTTTGTGGATCACTTCCCCCAGGACACCGAGCTCTATACCCTGCTGACGACCAAGCCGGAGGACAAGGCCAATGGGCAGGAGTAA
- a CDS encoding C40 family peptidase, with protein MGRSKARPTSGHRVHKSKLHQESERARPSERLRQEGKKRSAQGQTRAEKSAVKAEKAKLRMGAAQEKLAAQAPVKPPGPVKRGAGALGWGVHGFVHGKLYEVEHENVGTEGAHHSELVGEAVGRKTARTVRQAIRDHPAKAAARAEARYVKATAEHRFQVELEKHPDLGKNALARFAQKQRQKRQYAKQAREAAKQGAKAAEKTAASAEKLAEKVAGFVKRHPGGVVIALCCVLLLFTIQSCASSLVTLGNGIIGGIGASTYPAQDGDMLGAEAAYCALEAELQHYLDTYTSTHDYDEYHLDLDAIEHDPYVLISMLSAFHEGEWTLAEVQGTLQTIFDRQYILSENVRVEVRYRRETRTGPDGPYTVLVPYNYYICTVTLKNEVLSHLPVYMMGEEQLSRYSLYLSALGNRPDLFPGSAYVDKYITNPPQPYDVPEAYLTADPTFAAMLTEAEKYLGYPYVWGGHSPATSFDCSGYLSYVLNQCGWNVGRLGAQGLYNYCTPVSSPRPGDLVFFRYTYDAPDPDSVTHCGLYVGDGMMLHCGDPIQYTSLNTSYWQSHFYAWGRLP; from the coding sequence ATGGGCAGGAGTAAGGCCCGGCCCACTTCTGGACACCGTGTCCATAAGTCCAAGCTCCACCAGGAGAGCGAACGGGCCCGGCCCTCCGAACGGCTGCGGCAGGAGGGGAAGAAGCGGAGCGCCCAGGGGCAGACGCGGGCGGAGAAAAGCGCGGTCAAGGCGGAAAAGGCCAAGCTGCGTATGGGCGCGGCCCAGGAGAAGCTGGCGGCCCAGGCCCCGGTCAAGCCCCCCGGCCCTGTGAAGCGCGGGGCCGGGGCCCTGGGCTGGGGCGTCCATGGCTTCGTCCATGGCAAGCTCTACGAGGTGGAGCATGAGAACGTGGGCACCGAGGGGGCCCACCACTCCGAGCTGGTGGGCGAGGCCGTGGGGCGGAAAACGGCGCGGACGGTGCGGCAGGCCATCCGGGATCACCCGGCCAAGGCCGCCGCCCGCGCCGAGGCCCGGTACGTCAAGGCCACGGCGGAGCACCGCTTTCAGGTGGAGCTGGAGAAGCACCCGGACCTGGGCAAGAACGCCCTGGCCCGCTTCGCACAGAAGCAGCGCCAAAAGCGGCAGTACGCGAAACAGGCGCGGGAGGCCGCCAAGCAGGGGGCCAAGGCCGCCGAAAAGACCGCCGCCTCTGCGGAGAAGCTGGCAGAGAAAGTGGCGGGCTTCGTCAAGAGGCACCCCGGCGGGGTGGTGATCGCCCTGTGCTGCGTCCTCCTCCTGTTCACGATCCAGTCCTGCGCCTCCTCCTTGGTGACGCTGGGCAACGGGATCATCGGCGGGATCGGGGCCAGCACCTACCCCGCCCAGGACGGGGATATGCTGGGGGCCGAGGCCGCCTACTGCGCGTTGGAGGCGGAGCTGCAACACTACCTGGACACCTACACCAGCACCCACGACTACGACGAATACCACTTAGACCTGGACGCCATCGAGCATGACCCCTATGTGCTGATCTCCATGCTCTCCGCGTTCCATGAGGGGGAATGGACGCTGGCGGAGGTACAGGGGACGCTCCAGACCATTTTTGACCGGCAGTATATCCTCTCGGAAAATGTGCGGGTGGAGGTACGCTACCGGAGGGAAACGCGGACGGGGCCCGACGGCCCCTATACCGTCCTGGTCCCCTACAACTACTACATCTGCACCGTGACGCTGAAAAATGAAGTCCTGTCCCACCTGCCCGTCTACATGATGGGCGAGGAGCAGCTATCCCGGTATTCCCTCTATCTGTCGGCGCTGGGCAACCGGCCCGACCTGTTCCCCGGTTCCGCCTATGTGGACAAGTACATCACCAACCCGCCCCAGCCCTACGACGTGCCGGAGGCGTATCTGACGGCTGATCCCACCTTTGCCGCTATGCTCACCGAGGCGGAGAAGTACCTGGGCTACCCCTACGTTTGGGGCGGACACAGCCCGGCAACGTCCTTTGACTGTTCCGGCTACCTGTCCTATGTGCTGAACCAATGCGGCTGGAATGTGGGCCGCCTAGGGGCCCAGGGGCTTTACAACTACTGTACCCCCGTCAGCTCCCCACGGCCCGGCGACCTTGTGTTTTTCCGCTACACCTACGACGCGCCTGACCCGGACAGCGTGACCCACTGTGGGCTTTATGTGGGGGACGGGATGATGCTCCACTGTGGGGACCCCATTCAGTACACCAGCTTGAATACAAGCTACTGGCAGTCCCATTTTTACGCCTGGGGGCGTTTACCATGA
- a CDS encoding DUF4315 family protein — protein MAISKSAKIMAEMEKVKAKINEQQARLKELEQKHREAENEEIVDIVRGMSVSLDELPALLRQLRDGPASGHGVQKSGGKESAE, from the coding sequence ATGGCGATCAGCAAAAGCGCGAAAATTATGGCCGAGATGGAGAAAGTCAAGGCCAAGATCAACGAGCAGCAGGCCCGGCTGAAAGAGCTGGAACAGAAGCACCGGGAAGCCGAGAATGAGGAGATCGTGGACATCGTGCGGGGCATGAGCGTGTCCCTGGACGAGCTGCCCGCCCTCCTGCGGCAGCTCCGGGACGGCCCCGCTTCTGGACACGGTGTCCAGAAGTCCGGGGGAAAGGAGAGTGCGGAATGA
- a CDS encoding DUF4366 domain-containing protein, with translation MKKKSRMLAAMLCAVLMVGVLTAPAYAGGGDEGEGSEYVPWVGLEPVDPLPVEQPPDPKPFTPDGTGTVLDNATDEDGKEFFTITTADEAVFYLVIDRQREAENVYFLNAVTVADLMALAEPGPEPEAPPPVTEPEPEPTPTPEPEPQKSGGAGMLLAALAVLALGGGAGWYFKIYRPKQQKAAEPEEDYSSYDEPDDYDDAPPWDVDEENEGGDE, from the coding sequence ATGAAGAAAAAATCCCGTATGCTGGCGGCCATGCTCTGCGCCGTCCTGATGGTGGGTGTGCTCACCGCCCCCGCCTACGCGGGCGGCGGCGACGAGGGCGAGGGCAGCGAGTACGTCCCCTGGGTGGGGCTGGAGCCTGTGGACCCCCTGCCCGTGGAGCAGCCCCCGGACCCCAAGCCGTTCACCCCGGACGGGACGGGGACGGTGTTGGACAACGCCACGGACGAGGACGGCAAGGAGTTTTTCACCATCACCACGGCGGACGAGGCGGTTTTCTATCTGGTGATAGACCGGCAGCGTGAGGCGGAGAACGTCTATTTTCTGAACGCCGTCACCGTGGCCGACCTGATGGCCCTGGCCGAGCCGGGCCCGGAGCCGGAGGCCCCGCCCCCTGTGACGGAGCCGGAGCCTGAACCCACTCCCACCCCGGAGCCGGAGCCCCAAAAGTCCGGCGGAGCCGGGATGCTCCTGGCGGCCCTGGCGGTGCTGGCCCTGGGCGGCGGGGCCGGGTGGTACTTCAAAATCTACCGTCCCAAGCAGCAAAAGGCGGCGGAGCCGGAGGAGGACTATTCCAGCTATGACGAGCCCGACGACTACGACGACGCGCCCCCCTGGGACGTGGACGAGGAGAACGAGGGAGGGGACGAGTGA
- a CDS encoding plasmid mobilization relaxosome protein MobC, producing MAGKKRRRNIPLYVWLSPEELQAIKDRMEQTGIHNMSAYVRKMALNGYVLQVDLSPVRELVSLQRRCANNLNQAALHVNTYGGLYPNELQALQKDYADLWGPLSELLEKLAQVVAL from the coding sequence ATGGCGGGAAAAAAGCGCCGCCGAAATATACCGCTCTACGTTTGGTTGAGCCCGGAGGAGCTGCAAGCGATCAAGGACCGCATGGAGCAGACGGGTATTCACAACATGAGCGCCTATGTTCGGAAAATGGCCCTCAACGGCTATGTGCTCCAGGTGGACCTCTCCCCGGTGCGGGAGCTGGTGTCCCTCCAGCGGCGGTGCGCCAATAATCTCAATCAGGCCGCGCTCCATGTGAACACCTACGGCGGCCTCTATCCCAACGAGCTCCAGGCGCTCCAAAAGGACTACGCCGACCTGTGGGGCCCTCTCTCCGAGCTGTTGGAGAAGCTGGCCCAGGTGGTGGCCCTGTGA
- a CDS encoding relaxase/mobilization nuclease domain-containing protein, with protein MATTRLISHHISGGKSILASMSDRFDYGQNPEKTLDGALIRSYECDPLTADSEFLLSKARYKSITGREQKRDADVLCYQIRQSFPPGELDPEEALNIGYELAMRWTKGKHAFFVVSHADRPHPHVHIYYNSTTLDCTRKYRDFLGSARALRRLSDRICLEHDLSVIKNPKLHSKGKFQHYGQWLGAARPPSYKEQLRGIIDGALADRPADFAGFLQRMEAAGVQVKRGRGGVISFRLPGQDRATRFRASSLGIGYGPEDVEAVIDGRAPVRKPAQGRPRPAAPQRVNLIIDIQQRMAQGKGPGYERWAKIYNLKQMAAALQFLQENGLTDYDALAERTAAAVDRAHALAGELREVEERLASTTKLMGAVVDYAKTRPVFDGYKAARYSKKYLAEHEEALASYRAAKAAINDILDGAKLPRMEALKKERRELAERKKKLYAQYRAAQQEMREAVAVKANVDHLLGLSDGRENKAQER; from the coding sequence CTGGCAACGACCCGTCTTATATCTCACCATATCAGCGGGGGCAAGTCGATCCTGGCCTCTATGTCGGACCGCTTCGACTACGGCCAGAACCCGGAAAAGACTTTGGACGGGGCGCTGATCCGCTCCTATGAGTGCGACCCCCTCACCGCTGACAGCGAGTTTCTTTTGAGCAAGGCCCGGTACAAATCCATCACGGGCCGGGAGCAAAAGCGGGACGCCGATGTGCTGTGCTATCAGATCCGTCAATCGTTCCCCCCTGGGGAGCTGGACCCGGAGGAGGCGCTGAACATCGGCTATGAGCTGGCGATGCGCTGGACCAAGGGGAAACACGCTTTCTTCGTGGTGTCCCACGCGGATCGGCCCCACCCCCACGTCCATATCTACTACAACTCCACCACCCTGGACTGTACCCGGAAATACCGGGATTTTTTAGGTTCCGCCCGCGCCCTGCGGCGGCTGTCTGACCGGATATGCCTGGAGCACGACCTGTCCGTTATCAAAAACCCCAAGCTCCACAGCAAAGGGAAGTTCCAGCATTACGGCCAATGGCTGGGCGCGGCCCGGCCCCCCTCCTACAAGGAGCAGCTACGGGGGATCATCGACGGGGCCCTGGCGGATCGGCCCGCCGACTTTGCCGGGTTCCTCCAGCGGATGGAGGCAGCGGGGGTCCAGGTGAAGCGGGGCCGGGGCGGGGTGATCTCGTTCCGGCTTCCCGGCCAGGACCGGGCCACCCGGTTCCGGGCCTCCTCCCTGGGGATCGGCTACGGGCCGGAGGATGTGGAGGCGGTGATCGACGGGCGGGCCCCCGTTCGCAAACCCGCCCAGGGGCGGCCCCGCCCGGCAGCTCCCCAGCGTGTCAATCTGATCATCGACATCCAGCAGCGCATGGCCCAGGGCAAGGGCCCAGGCTATGAGCGGTGGGCGAAAATCTATAATCTGAAACAGATGGCCGCCGCGCTCCAATTCCTCCAGGAGAACGGGCTGACCGACTATGACGCCCTGGCGGAGCGGACGGCGGCGGCGGTGGATCGGGCCCACGCCTTGGCCGGGGAGCTGCGGGAAGTGGAGGAGCGGCTGGCCTCCACCACAAAATTGATGGGGGCCGTGGTGGACTACGCCAAGACCCGGCCCGTGTTCGACGGCTACAAGGCCGCCCGGTACAGCAAGAAGTATCTGGCGGAGCATGAGGAGGCGCTGGCCTCCTACCGGGCGGCAAAGGCGGCGATCAACGACATTCTGGACGGGGCAAAGCTCCCCAGGATGGAGGCGCTGAAAAAGGAGCGCCGGGAGCTGGCGGAGCGGAAGAAAAAGTTGTACGCTCAATACCGGGCGGCACAACAGGAAATGCGGGAGGCGGTGGCGGTCAAGGCCAACGTCGATCATCTCCTCGGCCTGTCTGACGGGCGGGAGAATAAGGCCCAGGAGCGGTAG
- a CDS encoding TetR/AcrR family transcriptional regulator, with translation MEKFLALSNEKQDTIRNAALACFAKHGYEKASINDIAVAAGISKASIFQYFGNKQTLYQYLFDYCAAQMKQAYNTSALEETTDFFDRVWEASVMKVENLKKHPHIASFIASVAAEPTPELKSAIFSEANEKYIASLVLHEQDYKKFRHPEDAELVFQMLMMLAKGMSVQLESGVDYDSMMKEFREILNMLKHNFYKEEYLP, from the coding sequence ATGGAAAAATTTCTTGCTCTATCAAACGAAAAGCAGGATACCATACGCAACGCGGCTCTGGCCTGTTTTGCAAAACATGGATATGAAAAAGCGTCGATCAATGATATTGCGGTAGCGGCAGGTATCTCAAAGGCGTCTATATTCCAGTATTTTGGAAATAAGCAGACACTTTACCAGTATTTATTTGATTACTGTGCTGCCCAAATGAAGCAAGCCTATAACACGAGTGCATTGGAGGAAACTACGGATTTCTTTGACCGTGTATGGGAAGCCAGCGTTATGAAAGTGGAAAACTTAAAAAAGCACCCGCATATTGCATCGTTTATTGCAAGTGTGGCAGCGGAACCAACGCCTGAATTGAAAAGTGCCATATTTTCAGAAGCAAATGAAAAATATATCGCATCGCTTGTTCTGCATGAGCAGGATTATAAAAAATTCAGACACCCGGAGGATGCAGAATTAGTGTTTCAGATGCTTATGATGCTTGCAAAGGGTATGTCCGTTCAGTTGGAAAGTGGAGTGGATTATGACAGCATGATGAAAGAGTTTCGAGAAATCCTAAATATGTTGAAACACAACTTTTACAAGGAGGAATATCTGCCATGA